The following nucleotide sequence is from uncultured Draconibacterium sp..
TTTGACCAAACCAACTTGCAGTCCCCTCCCCAAAAAAGCAAAAACGAAAGTAAAGTATGCGACCAAAATTACCGGAACACGAAAAACGAACCGAGATCATCCGGCTGCTTCTCACCAAGGAGGAAAAGCAGCGACTGGATAGTTTGGTGCGTACCGGGAAGTTTGGATGCCGGAGTGATTATATACGTTATTCCATATTTCGGAGATCTGTGAAGAAGGAAGTTCGCTTCGATCCGGAGACAAAAGATCAGCTGAACAATCTGGACTATGAATTAAATAGGATTGGTGTGAACCTGAACCAGCTCTCTAAAAAAATGAATTCATTTTCTGCATACAATGTTGGAGATAATGACCGGCGTCTACTAAAACAGGCTTTTCAGATGATGATGCAATGCCTGGCTTTTTTACAAAATCACCTGCGCTAAATTTTTTACTATGGTAATTGTAATCCATCAATCCGGCAATACTCAAAATGCTTTGTTTTACAACGAAAAGAAAGTAGAACAGAAAAAGGCACATTTCTATAAAAGTGGTAATACGCCAACCATTAATCCTTTTGCCGGAACAAAACACGATCGGCTGAATATCCTTAAAGAGATTGAGGAGAGAAACACACGGGTGAAGAAGAAAGGTTTACATATTTCTGTAAATCCAACAGTAACGGATTTGGTAAAACTGGGAGATAAGGGAATGCGAACTGAAATCGGAAACCTGATGGAGCATATGGGCTATGGGAATCAACCTTACTTTGTGTATAAGCATTCAGACATTGACCGGACACACTTTCATATTGTTTCCACCCGGATTGATTGCGAAACCGGGAAGAAGATAAAAGACAATTATGAGAAGGAGAAAACGCAACGTTTTATCAAATCCCTGGAGCAAAAGTATGATCTCAGCAAAGAACAAAATCTGGTACAATCCAATCTGAAATTTTCTGCAGGTAGCAGAAACCTGAAACAAAACCTGGAAAGTTTATTTTATCAGCTAAACCAAATTGAATCTATATCGACAAAACAGCTTTACGATAAATCGCTGGAGCTTTTTAATGTGGAGGTACAAAGATCGGGAAGGGGGCATGTTGTATTTGTTACTGATGAAATCGGGAATCCGATACGTAACCCGATAAGGCTTTCTGAGTTCCAGGAACGTTCACGTTTTTATGTGTCGGCAAAAGCGGAACAGGAAATTCAAATGCAAACGCAAGTGATTGATCAATTTCAGTTGGCGCAATGGGCGAGAGATGTAAATCGATTGATTGAGAAAAGTAATCGACGAAAGAGAGAGCTAAAATCCAAATACAAGACAAGAAATAATAAAAAAGGAAGAAGTTTATAATCAACTAGGTTGATATTTCAAATAAACTGTATTGTTATCTTTCCTAACTATTTTATTAAAATACAAATCCCCTATCAGAAACAGAAATGCTAAATATATTCTTTGCTTGGTTTTGATATATATTACTAACTACGGTTGATATTGCAATGAATAGCTTAACGAGGAGTAATGATGACAAAATTAATTTAAATACTTGCTCAATATGTTATTTGGCATATTTATTTGTTTTTTAATTTTTAGTCTCTATTTTTGTTTGAAAATTACTTAGTGCGTTAAGCAGATGTTCGAAAAACTCTAAGTGTGATATATTTGTGAATTGCAGCATTTAAAAGCGTAAAATGAAAATGAGGTTCTACTATTAATTGATTGAAAGCAAAACAGGAAAGTGTTGGAGGCACTTCCCTGTAGAATTTGCAGAGCGAAATAATACGAAATCATTAACTCTAACAAAGTAAATTTATGAAAAAAGTTCGAGAATTTATTGGTCTTATTCATTATTCCAAAATGAATATATCGGCCATGAAAAAATTGTTTGGGATTATCAAGTTTACTGTTTTGGGCTCCTTTATTAGTCTTTTTCTCGCAATAGTTGCTAGCACAGGTGCTGCTGCTAGTGAGAAAAATTTCGAAACAGTCGAATCAATGACTTCAGTACAACAGAAGTCAGTAACAGGTAAAGTTCTTGATGAAAAGGGTGAACCCTTACCAGGTGTTACTATAGTAGTCAAAGGTACTACTAATGGAACTGTTACTGGAATAGACGGTAGTTTCTCCATTGAGAACGTATCAGCAGAGACTGTTTTACAATTTTCTTTTGTAGGAATGGCTACAAAAGAAATTACTGTCGGGAGTCAGTCCAGTGTAAATGTAACATTGCTGCCCGATGCCATTGGTCTTGAAGAAGTAGTGGCTATTGGTTACGGTACCCAGAAAAAATCAGATTTGACTGGAGCAGTATCTTCTGTTAAAGCGGAAGAAATGCAAAAGATGTCGGTACGTCGTTTGGAAGAAGCGATTCAGGGACGAGCATCAGGGGTTATGATCTCGAAGGGTAAGGGAACTCCTGGTTCATCAGCTACGATTCACGTTCGTGGAGTGGGATCAATCGGTAATACAGGCCCGCTTTGGGTAGTTGACGGTGTTCGGATGGATCCTGGCAATCATTTGAATATGAATGATGTCGAGTCAATTGAGATTCTGAAAGATGCTGCAGCTTCTGCTATTTATGGTGCAAGGGCAGCACACGGTGTTATACTTGTAACCACCAAGCGAGGATCGAGTTCTGCTCCTCAGGTGAATTTCAAAGCACAGGTCGGAGTACATACTGCTTTAAATTTACCCGAAATGTTGAATACAGAACAATTCCTGGAAATGAATGTGGAGGCACGCAAAAATGGCGGTGCCGATTATAGTGATTTTGATGTAAATCCATCAGGATTGCCTGATACTGATTGGATTGATGAAGTGTGGAGAAATGGACTGGAGCAGAACTACAATCTTTCGGTTTCAGGCGGAAGCGATAAGGCAAAATATTTTTTCTCTGCTGCTTACGACAAAGAAGATGGTGTAATGATTGACAACTGGTTTAAGAAATATTCTATCCGGGCAAATTCCGACTTCAAAATTGGTAAGCATATTAAGATCGGAGAATCACTTTTTGTTTCAAGAACCGGAGATAATCCAACTTTTTCACCGGGTTCTGATATGGAAACCATTTACAGGGCCATTCCAACAATGCCTGTATACGACGAAACCAATCCTTATGGAGGCTGGGGACGCGGTCCATCTTATTTCCCGGGAAGGAATCCCGTTGGTGCAGAACTCCAAAGTCATGAACTGGAGGTAGTTAACTGGCTTGCTGGAAATATATATGTTCAGGTTGATATAATGGATGGTTTATATGTGAAAGGAACATTTGGTGGTGAAATCAGCTCGCTTCGTAATCGACGTTTTAATGAGGCTTTTGACTATGGAAACTTTAAGAATACTATTGCCGATTTAACGTATATTAATAAAGATGCGGACAATTTACTTGGAAACGTAATTGTTAATTACGAAAAAACATTTGGTAATCACAGTTTGCAAGCAATGGCAGGGTATGAAGCCCGCAAAACAAATGCCTGGATTTTTGGCTCTAAGGTACAGGAGTTTCCAGTTACCTATACAGAAAGTCAGGCGTTGGCGACGGGAAGTCAGGTTGCAATGGAGCGTAATAATATTGGTTACTCTAGATTATTGTCACAATTTGGTCGTTTAACTTATAACTATTCCAACAGATATCTATTCCAGGCTAATGTTCGTCGCGATGGTTCTTCAAACTTTGGATCATCAAATAGATGGGGCGTATTTCCGTCTGCTTCTTTTGGATGGCGTGTAAGTGAAGAGAATTTTATGAAGGATAATTCATTCTTGTCAAATCTAAAAATACGTGCCAGCTGGGGTGTTAATGGTTCTGACAATATTGATTCATACTTATATGCAAGCACATACACAAATAAAAATTCAATGTATGTATTTGATACTACTGGGGAAGCTGGCAGAGCAAGAGGTTTCTTCCTTAGAAGATTCTCGAATACCGAGGCAAAATGGGAAGAAATTGAGCAGACCGACATCGGTTTCGATCTGGGTATTCTAAATAACAAATTCAGTTTCACTGCCGACTACTACGTGAAAAACACAAGGGACATGCTTTTCCCGGTTGCACTTCCATTATCGTTTGGGGTAAGTACAACCCGTTCGGGAAGTCCTGAAAGTACCAAAATTAACCTGGGTACTTTAGAGAATAAAGGTTTTGAATTTTCAGCAACTTACAACGAGAAGTTTGGTGATTTAAATGTGTCGGTAACAGGTAACGGATCGTTCAATTCCAACGAAATTAAAAGCCTGAACCGAGCTGATGATGTAATCAGTGCCGGTTACGAAGGTGTTGCTATAAAGCAGTATTTAAGTCGAACAGAGGTGGGAGAGCCTATGGGATATTTTTACGGATATATTGTTGATGGAATTTTCCAAAACCAAAGCGAGGTAGATGCTGCAAATTCAGGTGCTTCTGATGGTGTTTACTGGCGTTCAGGTACTGCTCCCGGCGATTTTAGATTTAAAGATATTGCCAGCTATGATGAGGATGGAAATATTGTTATGGTTCCCGATGGAAAGGTGACGGATGCTGATAAAACCAAAATTG
It contains:
- the mobC gene encoding plasmid mobilization relaxosome protein MobC, encoding MRPKLPEHEKRTEIIRLLLTKEEKQRLDSLVRTGKFGCRSDYIRYSIFRRSVKKEVRFDPETKDQLNNLDYELNRIGVNLNQLSKKMNSFSAYNVGDNDRRLLKQAFQMMMQCLAFLQNHLR
- a CDS encoding TonB-dependent receptor, which translates into the protein MTSVQQKSVTGKVLDEKGEPLPGVTIVVKGTTNGTVTGIDGSFSIENVSAETVLQFSFVGMATKEITVGSQSSVNVTLLPDAIGLEEVVAIGYGTQKKSDLTGAVSSVKAEEMQKMSVRRLEEAIQGRASGVMISKGKGTPGSSATIHVRGVGSIGNTGPLWVVDGVRMDPGNHLNMNDVESIEILKDAAASAIYGARAAHGVILVTTKRGSSSAPQVNFKAQVGVHTALNLPEMLNTEQFLEMNVEARKNGGADYSDFDVNPSGLPDTDWIDEVWRNGLEQNYNLSVSGGSDKAKYFFSAAYDKEDGVMIDNWFKKYSIRANSDFKIGKHIKIGESLFVSRTGDNPTFSPGSDMETIYRAIPTMPVYDETNPYGGWGRGPSYFPGRNPVGAELQSHELEVVNWLAGNIYVQVDIMDGLYVKGTFGGEISSLRNRRFNEAFDYGNFKNTIADLTYINKDADNLLGNVIVNYEKTFGNHSLQAMAGYEARKTNAWIFGSKVQEFPVTYTESQALATGSQVAMERNNIGYSRLLSQFGRLTYNYSNRYLFQANVRRDGSSNFGSSNRWGVFPSASFGWRVSEENFMKDNSFLSNLKIRASWGVNGSDNIDSYLYASTYTNKNSMYVFDTTGEAGRARGFFLRRFSNTEAKWEEIEQTDIGFDLGILNNKFSFTADYYVKNTRDMLFPVALPLSFGVSTTRSGSPESTKINLGTLENKGFEFSATYNEKFGDLNVSVTGNGSFNSNEIKSLNRADDVISAGYEGVAIKQYLSRTEVGEPMGYFYGYIVDGIFQNQSEVDAANSGASDGVYWRSGTAPGDFRFKDIASYDEDGNIVMVPDGKVTDADKTKIGNPWPKFIYGLNINLDYKGFDLNLFFQGVKGVDLFNANKAYLNNVFQDYNPSVEVYNRWTGEGSSTTNPRLNYNDPNGNFTTPSTYYVEDGSYLKLRNVQLGYTFPKSLVSKIGLSRTRVFVSGQNMLTFTKYTGLDPELSGSNTQRGIDGYSSYPHHRLVSVGVEVSF
- a CDS encoding relaxase/mobilization nuclease domain-containing protein translates to MVIVIHQSGNTQNALFYNEKKVEQKKAHFYKSGNTPTINPFAGTKHDRLNILKEIEERNTRVKKKGLHISVNPTVTDLVKLGDKGMRTEIGNLMEHMGYGNQPYFVYKHSDIDRTHFHIVSTRIDCETGKKIKDNYEKEKTQRFIKSLEQKYDLSKEQNLVQSNLKFSAGSRNLKQNLESLFYQLNQIESISTKQLYDKSLELFNVEVQRSGRGHVVFVTDEIGNPIRNPIRLSEFQERSRFYVSAKAEQEIQMQTQVIDQFQLAQWARDVNRLIEKSNRRKRELKSKYKTRNNKKGRSL